From a region of the Theobroma cacao cultivar B97-61/B2 chromosome 8, Criollo_cocoa_genome_V2, whole genome shotgun sequence genome:
- the LOC18591680 gene encoding uncharacterized protein LOC18591680 translates to MERKSEPGKGKKAEQSHQPPHISPMQPVTRGAYGGGMYGTEEQGQTKRPEKPPASETQSADGPDEARYKPVNKPPPSSGDRDIDITVCSCGYNEICCSFLYQESGNSMLLCFLALITF, encoded by the exons ATGGAAAGGAAGAGTGAAccaggaaaaggaaaaaaggcgGAGCAGAGTCATCAGCCTCCTCATATTTCACCGATGCAGCCGGTGACACGCGGTGCTTACGGCGGCGGAATGTACGGAACCGAGGAGCAGGGACAGACGAAGAGACCGGAAAAGCCGCCTGCCAGTGAAACTCAAAGTGCTGATGGACCTGATGAGGCCAGGTACAAGCCCGTGAACAAACCCCCACCGTCATCCGGCGATCGAGACATTGATATTACTG TCTGCAGCTGTGGCTACAATGAAATATGTTGCTCTTTCCTATACCAGGAATCAGGGAACTCAATGCTTTTATGCTTTCTAGctttaattactttttag